One window from the genome of Variovorax sp. PAMC26660 encodes:
- a CDS encoding aspartate kinase: MALIVHKYGGTSMGSTERIKNVAKRVAKWARAGHQMIVVPSAMSGETNRLLGLAKELAPSKPGVAHGRELDMLAATGEQASSALLAIALQAEGMESVSYAGWQVSVRTDNSYTKARIESIDDARVMADLNAGKVVVITGFQGVDDAGNITTLGRGGSDTSAVAIAAAMKAHECLIYTDVDGVYTTDPRVEPDARRLTTVSFEEMLEMASLGSKVLQIRSVEFAGKYKVPLRVLSSFTPWDIDINEEAKSGTLITFEEDENMEQAVVSGIAFNRDEAKISVLGVPDKPGIAYHILGAVADANIEVDVIIQNLSKDGKTDFSFTVHRNEYAKTIDLLQSKVMPSLGATEVVGDTKICKVSIVGIGMRSHVGVASKMFRVLSEEGINIQMISTSEIKTSVVIDEKYMELAVRALHKAFDLDQPSA; this comes from the coding sequence ATGGCATTGATCGTTCACAAATACGGCGGTACGTCGATGGGCTCGACCGAGCGCATCAAGAATGTCGCCAAGCGCGTTGCCAAATGGGCACGCGCCGGCCACCAGATGATCGTGGTTCCAAGTGCCATGAGCGGCGAGACCAATCGCCTGCTCGGCCTGGCCAAGGAACTGGCGCCGAGCAAACCGGGCGTGGCCCACGGCCGCGAACTCGACATGCTGGCCGCCACTGGCGAGCAGGCGTCGTCAGCACTGCTGGCCATTGCGCTGCAGGCCGAAGGCATGGAGTCCGTGAGCTACGCGGGCTGGCAGGTCTCGGTGCGCACCGACAATTCGTACACCAAGGCCCGCATCGAAAGCATCGACGATGCCCGCGTGATGGCCGACCTGAATGCCGGCAAGGTGGTGGTCATCACCGGCTTCCAGGGTGTGGACGACGCCGGCAACATCACCACGCTGGGCCGTGGCGGCAGCGACACCTCGGCCGTGGCCATTGCCGCCGCCATGAAGGCGCACGAATGCCTGATCTATACCGACGTCGACGGTGTCTACACGACCGATCCGCGCGTCGAGCCCGATGCGCGTCGACTGACCACGGTGAGCTTCGAAGAGATGCTCGAGATGGCGAGCCTGGGCTCCAAGGTGCTGCAAATCCGCTCGGTGGAATTCGCCGGCAAGTACAAGGTGCCGCTGCGTGTGCTTTCGAGCTTCACGCCGTGGGACATCGACATCAATGAAGAGGCCAAGTCCGGCACGCTGATCACTTTCGAGGAAGACGAAAACATGGAACAAGCCGTCGTATCCGGCATCGCATTCAACCGCGACGAAGCCAAGATCTCGGTGCTCGGCGTGCCCGACAAGCCGGGCATCGCGTATCACATCCTCGGTGCCGTGGCAGACGCCAACATCGAAGTCGACGTGATCATCCAGAACCTGAGCAAGGACGGCAAGACCGACTTCAGCTTCACCGTTCACCGCAACGAGTACGCCAAGACGATCGACCTGCTGCAGTCGAAGGTCATGCCCTCGCTGGGCGCCACCGAAGTCGTGGGCGACACCAAGATCTGCAAGGTCAGCATCGTCGGCATCGGCATGCGCAGCCACGTCGGTGTGGCGAGCAAGATGTTCCGCGTGCTGAGCGAAGAGGGCATCAACATCCAGATGATCTCGACCAGCGAAATCAAGACCTCGGTCGTGATCGACGAAAAATATATGGAATTGGCGGTGCGCGCACTGCACAAAGCGTTCGATCTTGATCAACCGAGCGCCTAA
- a CDS encoding DNA-3-methyladenine glycosylase family protein, translating into MPATWKTSVQIFTPDYWEEACKHLAKKDRVMKRLIPKFGDACLESRGDAFTTLARSVVGQQISVKAAQSVWDKFAALPRKLTPANVLKLKVDDMRGAGLSARKVEYLVDLALHFDSGMVHVDSWKDMADELIIDELVAIRGIGRWTAEMFLIFHLMRPNVLPVDDLGLLNGISVNYFSGDPVSRSDARDVAVAWAPYCSVATWYIWRSLDPVPVAY; encoded by the coding sequence ATGCCCGCCACCTGGAAGACCAGCGTTCAGATCTTTACGCCGGACTATTGGGAAGAGGCATGCAAGCATCTCGCCAAGAAAGACCGCGTGATGAAGCGGCTCATTCCGAAGTTCGGCGACGCCTGCCTCGAATCGCGCGGCGACGCGTTCACCACGCTGGCGCGCAGCGTCGTCGGCCAGCAGATTTCGGTGAAGGCCGCGCAGTCGGTCTGGGACAAGTTTGCTGCACTGCCGCGCAAGTTGACGCCGGCCAACGTGCTCAAGCTGAAGGTCGACGACATGCGCGGGGCAGGGCTGTCGGCGCGCAAGGTCGAGTACCTGGTCGACCTGGCCCTGCACTTCGATTCGGGCATGGTGCATGTCGATTCGTGGAAGGACATGGCCGATGAACTCATCATTGACGAGCTTGTCGCCATTCGCGGCATCGGGCGCTGGACGGCCGAGATGTTTCTCATCTTTCACCTGATGCGCCCGAACGTGCTGCCCGTAGACGACCTCGGGCTGCTCAACGGCATCAGCGTCAACTATTTTTCGGGCGATCCGGTCAGCCGCAGCGATGCCCGCGACGTCGCCGTGGCCTGGGCGCCTTATTGCAGCGTGGCGACTTGGTATATTTGGCGATCGCTCGACCCCGTACCGGTCGCGTACTGA
- a CDS encoding UDP-2,3-diacylglucosamine diphosphatase produces the protein MTTVANPAFTELVAPPAWRTVDLISDLHLQAGEPATFEAWQGYLQTTPADALIILGDLFEVWVGDDAAAQPGFEAQCAELLRRTAQRLPVFFMHGNRDFLVGPALAAQCGFTLLDDPTVLVLHGQRWLLSHGDILCLEDTEYLKFRAQVRTPEWQAAFLARPLQERRALARSMRVQSEDRKRDPSMVWADVDTAAARQWLQQSGAHTLVHGHTHRPADHDLGHGLRRVVLSDWDAAAHPPRAQLLCLSTAGAQRVDLR, from the coding sequence ATGACCACTGTGGCGAACCCGGCTTTTACCGAGCTGGTGGCGCCACCCGCGTGGCGCACCGTCGACCTGATCTCCGACCTGCACCTGCAGGCCGGCGAGCCCGCCACCTTCGAGGCCTGGCAGGGCTATTTGCAGACCACGCCGGCCGATGCGCTGATCATCCTGGGCGACCTGTTCGAGGTCTGGGTGGGCGACGATGCCGCCGCCCAGCCCGGCTTCGAGGCCCAGTGCGCCGAGTTGCTGCGCCGCACGGCGCAGCGGCTGCCGGTGTTCTTCATGCATGGCAACCGCGACTTTCTCGTCGGCCCGGCGCTTGCCGCCCAGTGCGGCTTCACGCTGCTCGACGACCCCACGGTGCTGGTGCTGCACGGCCAGCGCTGGCTGCTGAGCCATGGCGACATCCTCTGCCTCGAGGACACCGAATACCTCAAGTTCCGCGCGCAGGTTCGCACGCCTGAATGGCAAGCCGCGTTCCTCGCCCGGCCGCTGCAAGAGCGCCGCGCGCTCGCGCGCTCCATGCGCGTGCAGAGCGAAGACCGCAAGCGCGATCCGTCGATGGTCTGGGCCGATGTCGACACGGCTGCAGCGCGCCAGTGGCTGCAACAGTCCGGTGCGCACACGCTGGTGCACGGCCACACGCACCGTCCCGCCGATCACGACCTGGGCCATGGCCTGCGCCGCGTTGTGCTGAGCGACTGGGATGCGGCCGCCCATCCACCGCGCGCGCAACTGCTTTGCCTGTCCACCGCCGGCGCGCAACGCGTCGACCTGCGCTAG
- a CDS encoding peptidylprolyl isomerase: protein MSNPQVELHIKNYGVITLELDAKKAPKSAENFIAYAKQGHYDNTVFHRVIPGFMVQGGGFEPGMKQKPSGAEIQNEANNGLKNDNYTVAMARTSAPHSATAQFFINVSDNGFLNHTAPSAQGWGYAVFGKVINGTDVVDKIKAVKTGRKGFHDDVPLEDVVLEKAVVIAE, encoded by the coding sequence ATGAGCAACCCCCAAGTCGAACTGCACATCAAGAACTACGGCGTGATCACGCTCGAACTCGACGCCAAGAAGGCACCGAAGTCGGCCGAGAACTTCATCGCGTACGCCAAGCAAGGCCACTACGACAACACGGTGTTCCACCGCGTGATCCCCGGCTTCATGGTGCAAGGTGGCGGTTTCGAGCCCGGCATGAAGCAAAAGCCCAGCGGCGCCGAGATCCAGAACGAAGCCAACAACGGCCTGAAGAACGACAACTACACCGTCGCCATGGCCCGCACCAGCGCGCCCCACTCGGCCACCGCGCAGTTCTTCATCAACGTGTCGGACAACGGCTTCCTGAACCACACGGCGCCTTCGGCCCAGGGCTGGGGCTATGCCGTGTTCGGCAAGGTGATCAACGGCACCGACGTGGTCGACAAGATCAAGGCCGTGAAGACGGGCCGCAAGGGCTTCCACGACGACGTGCCGCTCGAAGACGTGGTGCTCGAAAAGGCCGTTGTCATCGCTGAATGA
- a CDS encoding zinc-dependent peptidase, with amino-acid sequence MFKWLRRLRALPPIPEAAWQSALKRYAFLGDRPVAEQQRLRQLCAEFLRDKEFHGAKGFTITNEVALAIAAQAVLPVLHLKGGLNWYDDFVGIVVHRSEVVAKRKFVDDAQVVHEYNEVVAGEAMDRGPVMLSWDDVLASSVTSERGYNVVIHEFAHKIDMRGGDANGCPPLPSGFAGRRSAREARAAWLAVLKPAYEGFREKTILADRFGAEPPWLDAYGATSLSEFFAVACEAYFVNRANFGRDFPEVLALFDEFFLPKRP; translated from the coding sequence ATGTTCAAGTGGCTGCGCCGGCTCCGCGCCCTGCCCCCGATTCCCGAAGCCGCCTGGCAATCCGCGCTCAAGCGCTACGCCTTCCTGGGTGACCGGCCTGTCGCCGAACAACAGCGGCTGCGGCAGCTTTGCGCCGAGTTCCTGCGCGACAAGGAATTCCATGGCGCGAAGGGCTTCACCATCACCAACGAAGTGGCGCTGGCCATCGCGGCCCAGGCCGTGCTACCCGTGCTGCACCTCAAGGGCGGCCTGAACTGGTACGACGATTTCGTCGGCATCGTCGTGCACCGGTCCGAGGTCGTGGCCAAGCGCAAGTTCGTCGATGACGCCCAGGTGGTGCACGAGTACAACGAGGTCGTGGCCGGCGAAGCCATGGACCGCGGCCCGGTGATGCTGAGCTGGGACGACGTGCTCGCAAGCAGCGTCACCAGCGAGCGCGGCTACAACGTCGTGATCCACGAGTTCGCCCACAAGATCGACATGCGCGGCGGCGACGCCAATGGCTGTCCGCCCTTGCCGTCCGGCTTTGCAGGCCGGCGCAGCGCGCGCGAAGCCCGTGCCGCTTGGCTGGCCGTGCTGAAGCCCGCCTACGAAGGGTTTCGCGAAAAAACAATCCTGGCGGACCGCTTCGGCGCCGAGCCGCCCTGGCTCGACGCCTACGGCGCGACATCGCTCAGCGAGTTCTTCGCGGTGGCGTGCGAGGCCTACTTCGTGAACCGCGCGAATTTCGGCCGCGACTTCCCTGAAGTGCTCGCGCTTTTTGATGAATTCTTTCTACCTAAAAGGCCCTGA
- a CDS encoding tetratricopeptide repeat protein yields the protein MKHAAFSRLSIAFALLFSLWGSAAHANEYDDVNLLLRQGKSNEALAKADTYIAGKPRDPQMRFLRGVILTEQNKQAEAITAFTQLTQDFPELPEPYNNLAALYASQSKFDQARNALETALRLNPNYATAHENLGDVYARLAAQEYVRAQQFASTNSSVAPKLALIRQIFTSKAEAEAAALPTAPVVIRKPVGRASK from the coding sequence ATGAAGCACGCCGCGTTCTCCAGACTCTCCATTGCCTTCGCACTGCTGTTCAGCCTCTGGGGCTCAGCAGCCCATGCCAACGAGTATGACGATGTGAATCTCCTGCTGCGCCAGGGCAAGTCCAACGAGGCGCTGGCCAAGGCCGACACCTACATCGCCGGCAAGCCACGCGATCCGCAAATGCGCTTTCTGCGTGGCGTGATCCTCACCGAGCAGAACAAGCAGGCCGAGGCCATCACCGCGTTCACGCAACTGACGCAGGACTTCCCCGAACTGCCCGAGCCCTACAACAACCTGGCGGCGCTGTATGCGTCGCAAAGCAAGTTCGACCAGGCCCGCAACGCGCTGGAAACGGCGCTGCGGCTCAACCCCAACTACGCCACGGCGCACGAGAACCTGGGCGACGTCTATGCGCGCCTTGCCGCGCAAGAATACGTGCGCGCACAGCAGTTCGCGAGCACCAATTCGAGCGTCGCGCCCAAGCTGGCACTGATCCGCCAGATCTTCACCTCGAAGGCCGAAGCCGAGGCCGCTGCGCTGCCGACGGCGCCGGTGGTCATTCGCAAGCCGGTCGGCCGCGCCAGCAAGTAA
- the cysS gene encoding cysteine--tRNA ligase: MSLRIYNTLSRELEEFSPLHPGQVRMYVCGMTVYDYCHLGHARSMIAFDVVQRWLKVSGFDVTYVRNITDIDDKIIRRAVENGETIRALTDRMIDALHEDADALGIERPTHEPRATDYIPQMLSMIGTLEKKGLAYRSDNGDVNYAVRKFPGYGKLSGKSIDELHAGERVAVLDGKDDPLDPVLWKSAKASEPDEVKWASEFGAGRPGWHIECSAMACELLGETLDIHGGGEDLQFPHHENEIAQSEGANDKPLANYWMHNGFIVTDNEKMSKSLGNFFLIRDVLKKYDAETIRFFVLRAHYRRPLNYSDVHLDDARASLKRLYTALDLVAPAEVKIDWTDPYAARFKAAMDEDFATPEAVAVLFDLAGEVNRTHSATQAGLLKALGACVQILQDDPKTFLRAGTTLAESTIQAQIDARAAAKAAKNFAEADRIRKELLEQGIVLKDSPTGTTWAAAQ, from the coding sequence ATGAGTCTGCGCATCTACAACACGCTGTCGCGTGAATTGGAGGAATTCTCCCCATTGCACCCTGGCCAGGTGCGCATGTACGTTTGCGGCATGACGGTCTACGATTATTGCCACCTCGGCCACGCGCGCTCGATGATTGCCTTCGACGTGGTGCAGCGCTGGCTCAAGGTCAGCGGCTTCGACGTGACCTATGTGCGCAACATCACCGACATCGACGACAAGATCATCCGGCGTGCCGTGGAAAACGGCGAGACCATCCGCGCGCTGACCGACCGCATGATCGACGCGCTGCATGAAGACGCCGATGCGCTCGGCATCGAACGCCCCACGCACGAACCACGCGCCACCGACTACATCCCGCAGATGCTGTCGATGATCGGCACGCTCGAAAAGAAGGGCCTGGCCTACCGCTCCGACAACGGCGACGTGAACTACGCCGTGCGCAAGTTTCCGGGCTACGGCAAGCTCAGCGGCAAGTCGATCGACGAACTGCATGCGGGCGAGCGCGTGGCCGTGCTCGACGGCAAGGACGATCCGCTCGACCCGGTGCTCTGGAAGAGCGCCAAGGCCAGCGAACCCGACGAAGTGAAGTGGGCCAGCGAGTTCGGCGCCGGCCGTCCGGGCTGGCACATCGAATGCTCGGCCATGGCCTGCGAACTGCTCGGCGAAACGTTGGATATCCACGGCGGTGGCGAAGACCTGCAGTTCCCGCACCACGAGAACGAAATTGCGCAAAGCGAAGGCGCGAACGACAAGCCGCTGGCCAACTACTGGATGCACAACGGCTTCATCGTGACCGACAACGAGAAGATGTCCAAGAGCCTGGGCAACTTCTTCCTGATCCGCGATGTGCTGAAGAAGTACGACGCCGAGACCATCCGTTTCTTCGTGCTGCGCGCGCACTACCGCCGCCCGCTGAACTACAGCGACGTGCATCTCGACGATGCGCGCGCATCGCTCAAGCGGCTCTACACAGCGCTCGACCTCGTGGCACCGGCCGAGGTGAAGATCGACTGGACCGATCCGTACGCGGCGCGCTTCAAGGCCGCGATGGACGAAGACTTTGCAACGCCTGAAGCCGTGGCGGTGCTTTTCGATCTGGCGGGTGAAGTGAATCGCACGCATTCGGCCACGCAGGCCGGCCTGCTGAAGGCATTGGGGGCGTGCGTGCAGATCCTGCAGGACGACCCAAAGACCTTTCTGCGTGCCGGCACCACGCTGGCCGAATCCACCATCCAGGCGCAGATCGATGCGCGCGCCGCCGCCAAGGCCGCAAAGAATTTCGCCGAGGCCGACCGCATCCGCAAGGAACTGCTCGAGCAAGGCATCGTGCTCAAGGATTCCCCCACGGGCACGACCTGGGCGGCTGCGCAGTGA
- a CDS encoding peptidylprolyl isomerase, producing MTIHAPTPFSRFSRRSALVLAAALTFAATGYAQAASPRVKLATSAGDIVIELDAAKAPKSVENFLQYVKDKHYDGTVFHRVIDGFMIQGGGFTADMQQKPTRAPIPLEASNGLKNDKYTVAMARTGNPDSATSQFFINVKNNDSLNAPNPDGYGYTVFGKVVAGTDVVDKIRAVQTANKGGMQNVPVETITIKSATLLAK from the coding sequence TTGACGATCCACGCCCCCACCCCGTTCAGCCGCTTCAGCCGCCGCAGCGCACTCGTGCTCGCCGCCGCATTGACCTTTGCCGCCACCGGCTACGCGCAAGCCGCTTCGCCGCGCGTCAAGCTCGCCACCTCGGCCGGCGACATCGTGATCGAACTCGACGCGGCCAAGGCGCCCAAGTCGGTCGAGAACTTCCTGCAGTACGTCAAGGACAAGCACTACGACGGCACGGTGTTCCACCGCGTGATCGACGGCTTCATGATCCAGGGCGGCGGCTTCACGGCCGACATGCAGCAAAAGCCCACGCGCGCGCCCATTCCGCTCGAAGCGAGCAACGGCCTGAAGAACGACAAGTACACGGTCGCCATGGCCCGCACCGGCAACCCCGATTCGGCCACCTCGCAGTTCTTCATCAACGTGAAGAACAACGACTCGCTGAACGCCCCCAACCCCGATGGCTACGGCTACACCGTGTTCGGCAAGGTCGTTGCCGGCACCGACGTGGTCGACAAGATCCGCGCCGTGCAGACCGCCAACAAGGGCGGCATGCAGAACGTGCCCGTCGAAACCATCACCATCAAGTCCGCCACGCTGCTGGCGAAGTAA
- the tilS gene encoding tRNA lysidine(34) synthetase TilS codes for MNEAFERAIAAFEPAQLPLAVGFSGGADSTALLAACASRWPGQVIAFHVHHGLQAAADDFERHCRAVCERLGVPLVVHRVDARHAPGDSPEDAARRARYQAFSDMARAEAGRAPVKSIALGHHADDQVETLLLALSRGAGLPGLAAMPAHAERNGLDIYRPLLAVPAAGIRTWLADRDLPWIEDPSNGDARYTRNRIRAALLPALEQVFPQFRATFARSSGHAAQAQQLLAELAVQDLATVGDPPRITVLQALSRARQANVLRHWLMQAHGCAPSAAQLDQLLDQVRACTTRGHRIHLKVAGGFTERRGDFLHWYNAPPSPKTLL; via the coding sequence ATGAACGAAGCCTTCGAACGCGCCATCGCCGCGTTCGAGCCGGCGCAACTGCCGCTGGCGGTGGGCTTCAGTGGCGGCGCGGATTCCACCGCCTTGCTGGCCGCCTGCGCATCGCGCTGGCCGGGGCAGGTGATCGCCTTCCATGTGCATCACGGCTTGCAGGCCGCAGCCGACGATTTCGAGCGTCACTGCCGCGCGGTGTGTGAGCGACTGGGCGTGCCGCTGGTTGTTCATCGGGTCGATGCTCGGCATGCGCCGGGCGACAGCCCGGAAGACGCGGCCCGTCGTGCCCGCTATCAGGCGTTCTCCGACATGGCGCGCGCCGAGGCGGGCAGGGCGCCTGTCAAATCCATTGCGTTGGGTCATCACGCCGACGACCAAGTCGAAACCTTGCTGCTGGCACTTTCGCGCGGCGCCGGGCTCCCCGGCTTGGCGGCGATGCCCGCACATGCGGAACGCAACGGGCTCGACATCTATCGGCCGCTTCTGGCTGTGCCCGCCGCTGGCATTCGGACATGGCTGGCCGACCGTGATCTGCCGTGGATCGAAGACCCGAGCAACGGCGATGCGCGCTACACGCGCAACCGGATTCGCGCCGCGTTGCTGCCCGCTCTGGAGCAGGTTTTCCCGCAGTTCCGTGCCACTTTCGCCCGCAGCAGCGGCCACGCCGCCCAGGCGCAGCAACTGCTGGCCGAACTGGCGGTGCAAGACCTGGCAACCGTGGGCGATCCGCCGCGCATCACGGTGTTGCAGGCGTTGTCGCGTGCCCGGCAGGCCAACGTGCTGCGTCACTGGCTGATGCAGGCCCACGGTTGCGCGCCCAGCGCGGCGCAGCTCGACCAGTTGCTCGACCAGGTCCGCGCCTGCACCACGCGCGGCCACCGCATCCACCTCAAGGTGGCGGGCGGCTTCACCGAGCGCAGGGGCGATTTCCTGCATTGGTACAATGCCCCGCCCTCGCCGAAGACTTTGCTCTGA
- a CDS encoding sensor histidine kinase, whose amino-acid sequence MALLAAVGALFGGAGGERQPEALLHMTQADWQVEDASGFSAPPLTQDSTALPDTWEHVELPLALPIALLRQAKDGAAAGATRVTWIKLSARDLPPTSGPLALYGVRVKTDGTIAVYANGHLVHRAQQQGPLWNSTRTPLWVVLENNADGTPLNEILLRLEHTQSAQVALSSLWLGPPEALRGSYRLREWLQQELPAMLSAAFMAVGVFALFVWFKRQHEMGYLLFFNLAATSFLRGLHFYVGLPVANDWFAWLTVNALFWLVMVVHFFLRQLHGRPLKWLTYGVVGITTTIAVLTMPNLAILRNTPQVTPLIYSVAALMGAAVCLVGGVSAWRRSNEGRLVAAGIGVCTLLGVTDWLLQNNFISPEAWYLGAYTNAVAFSVFGALMYRRYVDAIAEVEDLNASLAQRLQTREAELEDSHRRLREVERRQTISDERQRLMQDMHDGLGSSLISAIRSVEVGGMSDTKVSQILKSCLDDLKLTLDSLEPVEADLLLLLATLRYRLEPRLEGTGVSLQWEVQELPDLPWLDPSSALHILRIVQESIANILRHTRATEIRVGTALSASGVQVTIEDNGHGFDVDKALGNASASGRGLQNQRRRAQAIKGTVTWESRATGTRFVLWLPLERAVQPA is encoded by the coding sequence ATGGCCCTGCTGGCCGCCGTGGGCGCCCTGTTCGGCGGCGCCGGTGGCGAGCGCCAGCCCGAAGCGCTGCTGCACATGACCCAGGCCGACTGGCAGGTCGAGGACGCATCGGGCTTCAGTGCACCACCGCTCACGCAGGACAGCACGGCCCTGCCGGACACCTGGGAGCATGTGGAACTGCCACTGGCGCTGCCCATCGCGCTGCTGCGCCAAGCCAAGGACGGCGCCGCCGCCGGCGCCACCCGCGTCACATGGATCAAGCTGTCCGCGCGCGACCTGCCGCCCACCTCGGGGCCGCTGGCGCTGTACGGCGTGCGGGTCAAGACGGACGGCACCATCGCGGTCTATGCCAACGGCCACCTCGTGCACCGGGCGCAGCAACAAGGCCCGCTGTGGAACAGCACCCGCACCCCGCTGTGGGTGGTGCTGGAGAACAATGCCGACGGCACGCCGCTGAACGAGATCCTGCTTCGCCTGGAGCACACCCAGAGCGCGCAGGTGGCGCTGTCTTCCCTGTGGCTGGGCCCTCCCGAAGCGCTGCGAGGCAGCTACCGCCTGCGCGAATGGCTCCAGCAGGAGTTGCCCGCGATGCTCAGCGCGGCCTTCATGGCCGTGGGCGTGTTCGCGCTGTTCGTGTGGTTCAAGCGCCAGCATGAAATGGGCTACCTGCTGTTCTTCAACCTCGCCGCCACGTCCTTCCTGCGCGGCCTGCACTTCTACGTGGGCCTGCCGGTCGCCAACGACTGGTTTGCCTGGTTGACCGTCAATGCGCTGTTCTGGCTGGTAATGGTCGTGCATTTCTTCCTGCGCCAGTTGCATGGCCGGCCACTCAAATGGCTGACCTATGGCGTGGTCGGCATCACGACCACCATCGCGGTGCTGACGATGCCCAACCTCGCCATCCTGCGGAACACACCGCAGGTCACGCCGCTCATTTACTCCGTCGCCGCACTCATGGGTGCAGCCGTCTGCCTGGTGGGCGGCGTCAGCGCATGGCGCCGCTCCAATGAAGGCCGCCTGGTCGCGGCCGGCATCGGCGTGTGCACCCTGCTCGGCGTAACCGACTGGCTGCTGCAAAACAACTTCATCAGCCCCGAAGCCTGGTACCTGGGCGCATACACCAATGCGGTGGCGTTCAGCGTGTTCGGCGCCCTGATGTACCGGCGCTATGTCGATGCCATCGCCGAGGTGGAAGACCTCAACGCCAGCCTGGCGCAGCGTCTGCAGACACGCGAAGCCGAACTCGAAGACAGCCACCGGCGCCTGCGCGAAGTGGAGCGCCGCCAGACCATCAGCGACGAACGCCAGCGCCTCATGCAGGACATGCACGACGGGCTGGGCTCATCGCTGATCAGCGCCATCCGCTCGGTGGAAGTCGGCGGCATGAGCGACACCAAGGTCTCGCAGATCCTCAAGAGCTGCCTGGACGACCTGAAGCTCACGCTCGATTCGCTGGAGCCCGTCGAGGCCGACCTGCTGCTGCTGCTCGCCACGCTGCGCTACCGGCTGGAGCCGCGGCTCGAAGGCACCGGCGTGTCGCTGCAGTGGGAAGTGCAGGAGTTGCCCGACCTGCCGTGGCTCGACCCTTCGAGCGCGCTGCACATCCTGCGCATCGTGCAGGAGAGCATCGCCAACATCCTGCGCCACACGCGTGCCACCGAGATCCGCGTGGGCACTGCGCTGTCGGCATCTGGCGTGCAGGTGACCATCGAGGACAACGGCCATGGTTTCGATGTCGACAAGGCGTTGGGCAATGCGTCCGCATCGGGCCGGGGCCTACAGAACCAGCGGCGACGGGCGCAGGCGATCAAGGGCACCGTCACGTGGGAATCGCGCGCAACGGGAACGCGCTTCGTGCTGTGGCTGCCGCTGGAGCGCGCGGTGCAACCGGCGTGA
- a CDS encoding acetyl-CoA carboxylase carboxyltransferase subunit alpha, whose translation MAKRTFLDFEQPIAELETKIEELRYVQTESAVDISEEIDQLGKKSQQLTKDIYSDLTPWQITKIARHPERPYTLDYVNEIFTDFVELHGDRHFSDDLSIVGGLARFNGVPCMVLGHQKGRDTKERTARNFGMSKPEGYRKALRLMKTAEKFKLPVFTFVDTPGAYPGIDAEERGQSEAIGRNIFEMAQLEVPIIVTIIGEGGSGGALAISVGDQLVMLQYSIYSVISPEGCASILWKTSDKAQEAADALGITAHRLKALGLVDKIVNEPVGGAHRDHRQMAAFLKRALNDAFRQVSDLKPKELLERRYERLQSYGRFNDTKADTGR comes from the coding sequence TTGGCAAAACGAACCTTCCTCGACTTCGAGCAGCCTATTGCTGAACTCGAAACAAAAATCGAAGAACTGCGCTATGTACAGACCGAATCTGCGGTCGACATCTCGGAAGAAATCGATCAGCTCGGCAAGAAAAGCCAGCAGCTCACCAAGGACATCTACAGCGACCTGACGCCCTGGCAGATCACCAAGATCGCGCGGCATCCGGAGCGACCCTACACGCTCGACTACGTCAACGAAATCTTCACCGATTTCGTCGAACTGCACGGCGACCGTCATTTCTCGGACGACCTGTCGATCGTGGGCGGTCTTGCACGCTTCAATGGCGTGCCCTGCATGGTGCTGGGCCACCAGAAGGGTCGCGACACGAAGGAGCGCACCGCGCGCAACTTCGGCATGAGCAAGCCCGAGGGCTACCGCAAGGCCTTGCGGCTCATGAAGACGGCCGAAAAGTTCAAGCTGCCGGTGTTCACCTTCGTCGATACGCCAGGTGCCTACCCAGGCATCGATGCTGAAGAGCGCGGCCAGTCCGAAGCCATCGGCCGCAACATCTTCGAGATGGCGCAGCTCGAAGTGCCGATCATCGTCACCATCATCGGTGAAGGCGGCTCGGGCGGTGCGTTGGCCATTTCGGTGGGCGACCAGCTTGTGATGCTGCAGTACTCGATCTATTCGGTCATCAGCCCCGAAGGCTGCGCTTCAATTCTCTGGAAGACCAGCGACAAGGCGCAAGAAGCGGCGGATGCGCTCGGCATCACCGCGCACCGCCTGAAGGCGCTGGGCCTGGTCGACAAGATCGTGAACGAGCCGGTCGGCGGTGCACACCGCGACCATCGCCAGATGGCCGCGTTCCTCAAGCGCGCCCTCAACGATGCGTTCCGCCAGGTCAGCGACCTGAAGCCGAAGGAACTGCTGGAGCGCCGCTACGAGCGCCTGCAAAGCTACGGCCGCTTCAACGACACCAAGGCCGACACCGGCAGATAA